The following are from one region of the Bifidobacteriaceae bacterium genome:
- a CDS encoding FAD-binding oxidoreductase: MTKTADVIVIGAGIVGASTAYQLAKTGRKVLLVDKGAGAGYGSSSASSGIIRFEYTLLTSVIVAWEASHMWADLRSYLEAPAGEALAKFHRNGKIMVDCPAFPRAALRAHFDALGIEYEEWDATELERRIGGIDAGRFFPPKPIDSESFWDEPSGRLGAVYTPQAGFIDDPRLACENFANAARRAGAETLYRTAVVAITQVGGRAEGAGAEPLNGPGTGGLANGSGGGAGGSVGGIGGGADGSVGGTGGGVETDRAGFGGWADGIGGGVRGGSGTVWRVTTDAGETLEAPVVVNAAGPWSPQVNALAGVGGEFAITTRPLRQEVHAVPAPPGFNPAGSIGPCVADQDLGYYLRPEPSGSLVIGGTEPECDVLEWVDFPLEDVNMNRTAELFEKQVTRAARRFPELAIPPRPAGVVGVYDVASDWTPIYDKTAAPGFFVAIGTSGNQFKNGPIIGEFMEAIITATTDGQDHDAVPTLYLGRVTGRTVDLGFYSRLREPAANSGTVAG; encoded by the coding sequence GTGACCAAGACGGCGGACGTGATTGTGATTGGGGCCGGCATAGTCGGCGCTTCGACGGCCTACCAGCTGGCCAAGACCGGGCGGAAAGTGCTGCTGGTGGACAAGGGCGCGGGCGCAGGGTACGGCTCTTCGAGCGCCTCAAGCGGGATCATCCGCTTCGAGTACACGCTGCTGACCTCGGTGATTGTGGCCTGGGAGGCCTCGCACATGTGGGCTGACCTGCGTTCCTACCTGGAGGCACCGGCGGGCGAGGCGCTGGCCAAGTTCCACCGCAACGGCAAGATCATGGTGGACTGCCCCGCCTTCCCGCGCGCCGCGCTGCGGGCGCACTTCGACGCCTTGGGGATTGAATACGAGGAATGGGACGCGACCGAACTGGAGCGCCGGATCGGCGGGATTGACGCCGGGCGCTTCTTCCCGCCCAAGCCCATCGACTCGGAATCCTTCTGGGACGAGCCCTCAGGTCGGTTGGGCGCCGTCTACACCCCGCAGGCCGGATTCATCGACGACCCCCGTCTTGCCTGCGAAAACTTCGCCAACGCGGCCCGCCGTGCGGGCGCGGAGACGCTGTACCGCACGGCGGTCGTGGCGATCACGCAGGTGGGCGGCAGGGCTGAGGGCGCTGGCGCCGAGCCCCTCAACGGTCCCGGCACTGGCGGGCTGGCGAACGGAAGCGGCGGTGGGGCTGGCGGATCAGTGGGTGGCATCGGCGGTGGGGCCGACGGATCAGTGGGCGGCACCGGCGGCGGCGTGGAAACGGACAGGGCTGGTTTTGGCGGGTGGGCGGACGGCATCGGCGGTGGCGTGCGCGGCGGATCCGGGACGGTCTGGCGGGTGACGACCGACGCGGGCGAGACGTTGGAGGCGCCCGTGGTGGTAAACGCGGCCGGGCCGTGGTCGCCGCAGGTCAACGCGCTGGCCGGGGTGGGTGGCGAGTTCGCCATCACGACCCGCCCGCTGCGTCAAGAGGTCCACGCGGTGCCCGCGCCCCCCGGCTTCAACCCGGCCGGGTCGATCGGGCCGTGCGTGGCGGACCAGGACTTGGGGTACTACCTGCGGCCGGAGCCGTCTGGGTCGTTGGTGATCGGCGGGACGGAACCGGAATGCGACGTGCTCGAATGGGTCGATTTCCCCTTGGAGGACGTCAACATGAACCGCACCGCCGAGTTGTTCGAGAAGCAGGTCACCCGGGCGGCCCGCCGCTTCCCCGAACTGGCGATCCCGCCGCGCCCGGCCGGCGTGGTCGGCGTCTACGACGTGGCGAGCGACTGGACCCCGATCTACGACAAGACTGCCGCGCCGGGATTCTTCGTCGCGATCGGCACCTCCGGCAACCAGTTCAAGAACGGGCCGATCATCGGGGAGTTCATGGAGGCGATCATCACGGCGACGACGGACGGCCAGGATCACGATGCCGTCCCCACCCTATACCTGGGACGCGTCACCGGCCGCACGGTCGATTTGGGCTTCTATTCGCGTCTGCGCGAGCCGGCGGCGAACTCGGGCACGGTTGCGGGCTGA